From the genome of Schaalia dentiphila ATCC 17982, one region includes:
- the alr gene encoding alanine racemase, whose amino-acid sequence MISTDERVEGRDYPSSAAVDLAAIRHNLGVLRAAAPGALQLATVKANAYGHGLLPVARAALDGGADWLGVAQLAEAFTLRRGLDEAAVARADAPILAWISTSSSDFAAAIEADIDLSVSWTWVLADICAAAREAGRPARVHVKIDTGMSRAGSTLADLPALASALRMAADDGLVDVVGAWSHMSRADDPSEAGNASTASHVRIFEEGLAILADAGVTPRIRHLSATSGILWHREAHYDMVRAGIGLYGLSPDPAVATSEQLGLTPALELSAPLTSVKVIEEGTPASYGGTWVAPTRRWIGLVPLGYGDGILRAASNQARVVVHTAFGPFNAPLIGRVCMDQFMVDLGPAEGSPGTPTARSGQAPAIPGDIATLFGSGISGEALADDWAQAADTINYEIVTHLGAHIPRIYRDGADATFGSNS is encoded by the coding sequence GTGATTTCCACAGACGAACGAGTCGAAGGACGGGACTACCCGTCATCCGCGGCCGTCGACCTGGCCGCGATCCGTCACAACCTGGGCGTCCTGCGCGCAGCCGCCCCCGGCGCGCTCCAGCTCGCGACCGTCAAGGCGAACGCCTACGGGCACGGCCTCCTCCCAGTCGCCCGCGCTGCCCTGGACGGTGGCGCCGACTGGCTGGGTGTTGCCCAGCTGGCCGAGGCCTTCACGCTGCGCCGTGGCCTCGACGAGGCCGCGGTCGCCCGAGCCGACGCGCCCATCCTCGCGTGGATCTCCACGTCGTCCTCGGATTTCGCGGCTGCGATCGAGGCCGACATCGACCTGTCCGTCTCGTGGACGTGGGTCCTCGCCGACATCTGCGCCGCAGCCCGAGAGGCCGGCCGCCCGGCTCGCGTCCACGTCAAGATCGACACCGGCATGTCCCGCGCGGGCTCCACGCTCGCCGACCTGCCCGCCCTGGCCTCGGCCCTGCGCATGGCCGCCGACGACGGCCTCGTCGATGTCGTTGGCGCCTGGAGCCACATGTCCCGCGCCGACGACCCCAGCGAGGCAGGAAACGCCTCGACCGCGAGCCACGTGCGTATCTTCGAGGAGGGGCTCGCGATCCTCGCCGACGCGGGCGTCACTCCGCGCATCCGACACCTGTCCGCCACGTCGGGCATCCTGTGGCACCGCGAAGCTCACTACGACATGGTTCGCGCCGGCATTGGCCTGTACGGGCTGAGCCCCGACCCGGCGGTGGCCACGTCCGAGCAACTCGGCCTCACCCCCGCCCTCGAGCTAAGCGCGCCCCTGACCTCCGTCAAGGTCATCGAAGAGGGGACCCCGGCCTCGTACGGTGGAACCTGGGTCGCGCCCACGCGCCGCTGGATCGGCCTCGTCCCCCTTGGCTACGGCGACGGCATCCTGCGCGCCGCCTCCAACCAAGCGCGCGTCGTCGTCCACACCGCCTTCGGCCCCTTTAACGCGCCCCTCATCGGACGCGTGTGCATGGACCAGTTCATGGTCGACCTCGGGCCAGCCGAGGGAAGCCCCGGAACGCCGACCGCGCGCTCCGGGCAGGCCCCCGCCATCCCCGGCGACATCGCCACCCTCTTCGGCTCCGGGATCAGCGGCGAGGCCTTGGCCGACGACTGGGCGCAGGCAGCCGATACCATCAACTACGAAATCGTCACCCACCTGGGCGCACACATCCCCCGCATCTACCGGGATGGCGCCGACGCGACCTTCGGGAGCAACTCATGA
- a CDS encoding bifunctional ADP-dependent NAD(P)H-hydrate dehydratase/NAD(P)H-hydrate epimerase, which yields MFTIDRAALSFADARELETKCVDQAVSEGDPDRYMLDVAGEVAAAVVRHADLPVSWNGEDSEPGVDAEERGDAEGVDRIASRVTAFVGGGDNGGDALYACAILARGGIGATAYLLKKRCHRRALAAAQEAGVRIIDLGGQSLRSIENTPAWSEVFLAHAWIDGIVGTGSHGPLTGVLAESVELLNRLSAIKPRPVIAIDVPSGLTDDDGAITGPILRATHTLAVGTYKRAQVLPPAVEFTGDISLVTMDWDSNGTGRTQGDDGMIGADDLYVVDEAFSAREVVPVPAFSDDKYARGVVGLVAGSDTYPGAGLLATRGALAAGVGMVRLNSTRRVQDLVLADQPGVVTVGGRIQSALIGPGLDEDRREDALELAQFCGQSGMPLVIDAWALDLVPELASSIKPDATVLTPHYGEAARLLGRLGAPVTRAEVAAAPLRYARALHEATGCHVILKGPVTIVYSVEYVDTEVQEAFQRALNAAEVWPDVDALPQGRLVRSYTPTVGQVTTSWAGVAGNGDVLAGFLAGVLARPVDEGDAVAGPDGQPQRVTPGRLTAAVSVHGRAAQVAAEAAGGFAPIQASDIAAAIGQVLSQPTR from the coding sequence ATGTTCACGATTGATCGAGCCGCCCTGTCCTTCGCCGACGCGCGGGAACTGGAGACAAAGTGCGTTGACCAGGCGGTTTCCGAGGGCGATCCGGACCGCTACATGCTCGACGTCGCGGGCGAGGTCGCGGCCGCGGTCGTTCGCCATGCGGACCTGCCCGTGAGCTGGAATGGCGAGGACAGTGAACCCGGCGTGGATGCGGAGGAACGCGGCGACGCTGAAGGGGTCGACCGGATCGCTAGCCGTGTTACAGCCTTCGTTGGAGGCGGAGACAACGGTGGGGATGCCCTCTACGCCTGCGCGATCCTCGCGCGCGGAGGAATCGGAGCGACCGCCTACCTCCTCAAGAAGCGCTGCCACCGCCGCGCCCTCGCCGCCGCCCAGGAAGCGGGCGTGCGCATCATCGACCTCGGCGGCCAGTCGCTGCGCTCCATCGAAAACACCCCCGCATGGTCCGAGGTCTTTCTCGCGCACGCCTGGATCGACGGCATCGTGGGCACCGGTTCCCACGGCCCGCTCACGGGCGTGCTCGCGGAATCCGTGGAGCTCCTCAACAGGCTTTCCGCCATCAAGCCTCGCCCCGTTATTGCGATCGATGTGCCCTCTGGTCTGACCGACGACGACGGCGCGATTACGGGCCCGATCCTGCGCGCTACCCACACCCTCGCGGTCGGCACCTACAAGCGCGCGCAGGTCCTGCCTCCCGCCGTCGAGTTCACCGGGGACATCAGCCTCGTGACGATGGACTGGGATAGCAACGGGACGGGTCGCACCCAAGGTGATGACGGAATGATTGGCGCGGATGACCTCTACGTCGTCGACGAGGCCTTCTCCGCCCGCGAGGTCGTCCCCGTCCCCGCTTTCTCCGACGACAAGTACGCGCGCGGCGTCGTCGGCCTTGTCGCCGGATCCGACACCTACCCGGGAGCTGGCCTCCTCGCGACGCGCGGCGCACTGGCCGCGGGCGTGGGCATGGTGCGCCTGAACTCGACCCGGCGCGTCCAGGACCTCGTGCTCGCAGACCAGCCCGGCGTCGTCACCGTCGGCGGGCGCATCCAGTCCGCCCTCATCGGCCCCGGCCTCGACGAGGATCGTCGCGAGGATGCGCTCGAACTCGCGCAATTCTGCGGTCAATCGGGCATGCCCCTCGTCATCGACGCGTGGGCCCTCGACCTTGTCCCCGAGCTGGCGAGTTCCATCAAGCCCGACGCCACCGTCCTCACCCCGCACTACGGCGAGGCCGCGCGCCTTCTGGGGCGCCTCGGCGCTCCGGTGACGCGGGCCGAGGTCGCCGCCGCGCCTCTGCGCTACGCCCGCGCGCTCCACGAGGCGACGGGCTGCCACGTGATCCTCAAGGGGCCCGTCACGATCGTGTACTCCGTCGAATACGTCGATACGGAGGTGCAGGAGGCCTTCCAGCGTGCGCTCAACGCCGCGGAGGTATGGCCCGACGTGGACGCGCTGCCGCAGGGCCGCCTCGTGCGCTCCTACACCCCGACTGTCGGCCAGGTGACGACCTCCTGGGCGGGTGTCGCAGGCAACGGGGATGTGCTCGCCGGATTCCTCGCTGGCGTGCTCGCCCGACCGGTCGATGAAGGGGACGCCGTGGCGGGTCCCGATGGGCAGCCCCAGCGCGTCACCCCGGGACGCCTGACGGCGGCGGTGAGCGTTCACGGGCGAGCCGCCCAGGTGGCCGCAGAGGCTGCCGGTGGATTTGCTCCCATTCAGGCCTCCGACATCGCGGCCGCGATCGGGCAGGTCCTGTCGCAGCCCACGCGGTGA